A genomic segment from Glycine soja cultivar W05 chromosome 18, ASM419377v2, whole genome shotgun sequence encodes:
- the LOC114396676 gene encoding pentatricopeptide repeat-containing protein At3g02490, mitochondrial-like, whose protein sequence is MRHQWRLLHHLLRSRPRITYHSQVLPYSSSIPRRFAANSTFPLNPSFRRFSSEPVLAQADTDHLLVADIFSKPVDSEDFKTLLGSNRVSITHDAVLAVLGKFDSNVDAARRFFQWVSENHPERLSSKCYNSMLCVLGTNGFVDEFWDLVNVMKKKGYGVSKGVKERVLESFEKGGMDGDVAKLKGLFDNSKEKNIAIVCRIVRNNVWGDDVEKQIEDLNVGFSSEVVKTVLESLVLEPVKALIFFRWLEESGLFKHDGRTYNAMARVLGREDSIDRFWKLVGDMRSAGFEMEAETFVKVLGRFCKRRMVKDAVELYEFAMAGANKPTVQCCVFLLRKVAAGKELDTDLFSRVLKVFTGNGNVLTDSVANAVLKSLTSVGRTGEWNKVLKEMEDCGFVAGGSLQSKIAYRLGAAGNKEQAHEFMNRIEVSGSNPYRKTWESLIQGYCVAGNLDKAFESFKEIVEKEGVASAGYSFNVLMNSYCQMNRAVDASKILCRLVNEKQLKPWHSTYKLLVTKLLVQGGFTDALNILGLMRTHGFPPFTDPFIEHLSKSGSGDDAVLFLKAMTSKRFPSTSMFLRMFEAFFKHRRHEEAQNFLSKCPRYIRNHADVLNLFCSLNSKEAASSSMLAA, encoded by the coding sequence ATGAGGCATCAATGGCGTCTTCTCCACCACCTTCTTCGCTCTCGCCCCCGCATTACCTATCACTCTCAGGTACTTCCCTATTCCTCTTCCATCCCTCGTCGTTTCGCCGCCAATTCCACGTTCCCGTTAAACCCTAGTTTCCGTCGTTTTTCCTCCGAACCCGTTCTCGCACAAGCCGACACTGACCACCTCCTCGTTGCCGACATTTTCTCCAAGCCTGTGGATTCCGAGGACTTCAAAACCCTCCTCGGGTCGAATCGCGTCTCCATTACCCACGACGCGGTCCTCGCGGTTCTGGGGAAGTTCGATTCCAACGTCGACGCGGCGCGGAGGTTCTTCCAATGGGTTTCGGAGAACCACCCCGAGAGGTTGAGCTCCAAGTGCTACAACTCGATGCTGTGCGTTTTGGGGACCAATGGTTTCGTTGACGAGTTTTGGGACTTGGTTAATGTGATGAAGAAAAAAGGGTATGGAGTTTCCAAGGGTGTGAAGGAGAGAGTGTTGGagtcttttgaaaaaggtgGAATGGATGGTGATGTGGCGAAGTTGAAGGGTTTGTTTGATAactccaaagagaagaatattgcTATAGTGTGTAGGATTGTGAGGAACAATGTGTGGGGTGATGATGTTGAGAAGCAGATTGAGGACTTGAATGTTGGGTTCTCCAGCGAAGTCGTTAAGACAGTTTTGGAGAGTTTGGTTTTGGAACCTGTGAAGGCGTTGATATTTTTCCGGTGGTTGGAGGAGAGTGGGCTGTTTAAgcatgatgggagaacttacaATGCGATGGCGAGGGTGTTGGGGAGGGAGGATTCGATTGATCGGTTTTGGAAGCTTGTTGGTGACATGAGGAGTGCCGGGTTTGAGATGGAAGCTGAGACGTTTGTTAAGGTATTAGGGCGGTTTTGTAAGAGGAGAATGGTGAAGGATGCTGTTGAGCTTTACGAGTTTGCTATGGCCGGTGCAAATAAGCCTACGGTACAGTGCTGTGTCTTTCTGTTGAGGAAGGTTGCTGCTGGGAAAGAGTTGGATACGGATTTGTTTTCAAGGGTTTTGAAGGTTTTTACTGGAAATGGGAATGTGTTGACTGATTCTGTGGCTAATGCTGTGCTGAAGTCTTTGACCAGTGTTGGTAGGACTGGGGAGTGGAACAAGGttttgaaagaaatggaagatTGTGGGTTTGTTGCTGGTGGTAGTTTACAGAGTAAAATTGCCTATAGACTTGGTGCAGCGGGTAACAAGGAACAAGCTCATGAGTTCATGAATAGAATTGAGGTGTCTGGATCCAATCCATATCGCAAGACATGGGAATCTTTAATTCAGGGGTACTGTGTAGCTGGGAACCTTGATAAAGCTTTTGAATCTTTTAAAGAGATTGTTGAGAAAGAGGGGGTTGCTTCTGCAGGCTATTCTTTTAATGTGTTAATGAATTCATATTGCCAAATGAATAGGGCGGTAGATGCAAGCAAGATTCTTTGCCGACTGGTGAATGAGAAACAGTTAAAGCCCTGGCATTCTACTTACAAGCTACTGGTAACCAAGTTACTGGTTCAAGGAGGATTTACAGATGCATTGAATATTTTGGGATTAATGAGAACCCACGGATTTCCACCTTTTACTGATCCATTTATTGAACACTTGTCAAAGAGTGGAAGTGGCGATGATGCTGTACTGTTTCTCAAGGCAATGACATCAAAGAGGTTTCCATCTACATCCATGTTTCTCCGTATGTTTGAAGCCTTTTTCAAGCACAGAAGGCATGAAGAAGCACAAAATTTCCTCTCTAAATGTCCACGCTACATCCGCAATCATGCTGATGTCTTGAATCTCTTTTGTTCCTTGAACTCTAAAGAAGCTGCTTCTTCTAGTATGTTGGCTGCTTAA
- the LOC114395140 gene encoding short-chain dehydrogenase reductase ATA1-like yields MEPQHVTDQNIETQKSSTKRLADKVAVITGGARGIGAAAAKLFAENGAHVVIADVLDELGTTVAKSIGGHYIHCDVSKEDDVESAINLALSWKGHLDIMLSNAGIGGPEGRSITTLEMDRVRHLFSINLYGTIHGIKHAARAMIKGNNKGGSIICTSSAASIMGGLALHGYTMTKAAIDGLVRSAACELGEHLIRVNCISPHGVPSEMLLSACRRFGHDDITPQGVKEMIGSRASLLKGKGATIEDVAHAALFLASDESGFITAHNLLIDGGHTSADSRMSYMYQDPK; encoded by the exons ATGGAGCCACAACATGTGACTGATCAGAATATAGAAACTCAAAAATCATCAACAAAAAG GCTAGCTGATAAGGTGGCAGTTATAACTGGTGGTGCAAGAGGAATTGGTGCAGCTGCAGCTAAACTGTTTGCTGAAAATGGAGCACATGTGGTCATTGCTGATGTGCTTGATGAACTAG GCACCACCGTGGCCAAGTCCATTGGCGGCCACTACATACACTGTGATGTGtcgaaggaagatgatgttgaATCAGCCATAAACCTTGCACTATCATGGAAGGGCCATCTAGACATCATGCTCAGCAATGCTGGAATTGGAGGCCCAGAGGGAAGAAGCATCACAACCCTTGAAATGGACCGAGTGAGGCACTTGTTCTCCATCAATCTTTATGGAACAATACATGGAATCAAGCATGCTGCAAGGGCAATGATCAAAGGTAACAACAAAGGAGGATCCATCATATGTACTTCAAGTGCTGCATCCATCATGGGTGGATTGGCCTTGCATGGATATACCATGACAAAAGCAGCAATTGATGGGTTGGTGAGAAGTGCTGCTTGTGAGTTGGGAGAGCATTTGATTCGTGTTAACTGCATTTCCCCACATGGAGTCCCCTCTGAGATGCTTCTCAGTGCTTGTAGAAGATTTGGACATGATGATATTACCCCTCAAGGGGTGAAGGAAATGATTGGGAGCAGGGCAAGTTTGCTTAAGGGGAAAGGTGCAACCATTGAAGATGTGGCACATGCTGCTTTGTTCTTGGCTAGTGATGAGTCTGGCTTCATTACAGCACACAATCTTCTTATTGATGGGGGACACACATCTGCTGATAGCAGAATGAGTTACATGTACCAAGACCCAAAATGA